In Sphingobacterium thalpophilum, a genomic segment contains:
- a CDS encoding helix-turn-helix domain-containing protein, with protein MYEKKLPVNLDCGLHLFLQVVQGKWKINLLWAIHSGIKRPGELQRKIPNATRRVLDAQLGQLIEHGLINKVVFDQLPLKVEYELTALGESLIPVIAVTAQWGEDHRNELEKISTFYKPG; from the coding sequence ATGTACGAAAAAAAGCTTCCGGTTAATTTAGATTGCGGTTTACATTTGTTTTTGCAGGTCGTTCAGGGCAAATGGAAAATAAACCTGCTCTGGGCCATTCATTCAGGTATCAAGCGTCCGGGTGAGCTGCAGCGGAAAATCCCCAATGCAACCCGCCGTGTACTTGATGCGCAGCTTGGCCAATTGATTGAACATGGATTAATCAATAAAGTCGTCTTTGATCAGCTTCCACTGAAAGTAGAATATGAACTGACTGCTCTGGGGGAAAGCCTTATACCAGTCATTGCGGTAACAGCCCAATGGGGTGAGGATCATAGAAATGAACTGGAAAAGATTTCCACTTTTTATAAACCTGGGTAA
- a CDS encoding 1-phosphofructokinase family hexose kinase: MAKSILTITLNPSIDKSTRVQHIVPEKKLRCEAPVYEPGGGGINVSRALKRLGLASTALFTSGGKTGSLLESLLKLEDIAIEPIWVNGETRENFIVVDSATNQQYRFGLPGEQFESNELEGIRTSIEEITYVPDFVVISGSMPAGMPPEFTRSLINTYKTKGSKIIIDTSGDALRLALEEGVFLIKPNAGELAALVGKEELGHSDLDMAAQQLISEGKATLIVVSLGAQGAILYSKTERIQLPSPLVKVRSTVGAGDSMVAGMVSVLAQQGDMEHVLQMGIACGSATTMAEGTGLFAKEDVDRLFSEIKKR, encoded by the coding sequence ATGGCAAAATCTATTTTAACAATTACCCTGAATCCATCCATAGACAAGAGTACCCGTGTACAACATATCGTTCCTGAAAAGAAATTACGATGTGAAGCGCCTGTATATGAACCAGGCGGTGGGGGAATTAACGTATCTCGGGCATTGAAAAGACTTGGTTTGGCATCAACAGCCCTTTTTACATCCGGGGGAAAGACAGGCAGTTTACTCGAAAGCTTATTGAAGCTGGAAGATATTGCTATAGAACCTATTTGGGTGAACGGCGAGACCCGCGAAAACTTTATCGTGGTTGACAGCGCAACGAATCAGCAATATCGATTTGGGTTGCCAGGCGAACAGTTTGAGTCCAACGAACTGGAGGGGATCAGGACTTCGATTGAGGAAATCACCTATGTTCCGGATTTTGTCGTTATCAGCGGTAGTATGCCCGCTGGTATGCCGCCCGAGTTTACACGATCGCTGATCAATACGTACAAAACGAAGGGCAGTAAAATAATCATTGATACCTCTGGCGATGCACTTCGCCTTGCACTGGAGGAAGGTGTCTTTTTGATCAAACCAAATGCCGGCGAGCTTGCTGCGCTTGTGGGAAAAGAGGAATTGGGGCATTCCGACCTGGATATGGCAGCCCAGCAACTAATTTCGGAGGGTAAAGCAACTTTAATCGTTGTCTCTTTAGGTGCTCAAGGCGCTATATTATATTCAAAAACAGAACGAATACAGCTGCCTTCCCCACTGGTCAAGGTACGCAGTACGGTGGGCGCAGGTGACAGTATGGTTGCCGGAATGGTGTCTGTCTTAGCCCAACAGGGAGATATGGAGCATGTCCTTCAAATGGGAATCGCCTGTGGCTCGGCCACGACGATGGCGGAAGGAACTGGGCTATTCGCTAAGGAAGATGTCGATCGGCTGTTCTCGGAAATAAAAAAAAGATAA
- a CDS encoding aldehyde dehydrogenase family protein, translated as MKTVNKIYSNGEFVNPHGTEIYELINPSTNQKIGEVTLADVTDTRNAITAAKAAFRTFSKSTVSERIGYLTKLKTAIEKRKQDFIDVMIEEYGGTHQFVTMSNAHTGVWFDSMIEVLKSFEFERTINAASVRFQPVGVVAIITPWNASNSSVASKVATAIAAGCTVVVKPSEMSALQTNVLMEAFREAGLPKGVINVVTGLGNVVGTELTENPGIAKISFTGSTAVGKSIAKQAVDTMKRITLELGGKSPNIILDDADLDKAIPMAVYGAYMNSGQACIAPTRLLVPQHKLDQVNALAKATAESMVVGLPQNADTNIGPMVSVKQFDRVQQYIKTGIEEGATLLTGGLGKPEGLEEGNFVKATIFTDVSNAMTIAREEIFGPVLCIIPYQTEAEAIEIANDTPYGLAAYISSADSERAKRVAAGIDAGRICINGFSHDPMVPFGGFKQSGIGREYGVYGLQPYLEIKAVLS; from the coding sequence ATGAAAACAGTCAATAAGATTTATAGCAACGGGGAATTTGTAAACCCGCACGGAACGGAAATTTATGAGCTCATCAATCCGTCTACGAATCAAAAAATCGGTGAAGTCACTTTAGCCGATGTAACCGATACAAGAAATGCCATTACAGCGGCTAAAGCGGCCTTCCGCACATTTTCAAAATCTACCGTTTCGGAACGTATCGGTTATTTAACAAAATTGAAAACGGCGATTGAGAAGAGAAAGCAGGATTTTATCGATGTGATGATCGAAGAATACGGCGGAACACATCAATTTGTCACGATGAGCAATGCGCATACCGGAGTCTGGTTTGACAGTATGATCGAAGTGCTTAAAAGCTTTGAATTTGAACGGACAATTAACGCCGCATCGGTACGATTTCAGCCTGTGGGTGTTGTGGCGATCATTACCCCCTGGAATGCCAGCAACAGTTCGGTGGCCAGTAAAGTCGCTACCGCAATCGCGGCAGGATGTACCGTAGTCGTCAAACCCAGTGAAATGAGTGCTTTGCAGACGAATGTGCTGATGGAAGCTTTTCGCGAAGCCGGTTTACCAAAAGGTGTGATCAATGTGGTAACTGGTCTCGGAAATGTGGTGGGCACGGAACTGACCGAGAATCCCGGAATTGCCAAAATTTCATTTACAGGTTCTACAGCCGTCGGAAAATCCATCGCCAAACAAGCGGTAGATACCATGAAACGCATTACGCTCGAACTGGGTGGGAAATCGCCCAATATTATACTGGATGATGCAGACCTCGATAAAGCAATTCCGATGGCCGTATACGGCGCTTATATGAACAGTGGTCAGGCCTGTATAGCGCCTACAAGACTCCTCGTGCCGCAGCATAAGCTGGATCAGGTAAACGCCTTAGCAAAGGCCACTGCGGAAAGTATGGTTGTCGGCCTGCCACAAAATGCCGATACCAACATCGGACCGATGGTGAGCGTGAAGCAGTTTGATCGCGTACAGCAGTATATTAAAACGGGTATCGAGGAAGGGGCAACCTTGTTGACCGGTGGATTGGGAAAACCTGAAGGTCTGGAAGAGGGTAATTTTGTGAAAGCCACCATTTTTACCGATGTCAGTAATGCGATGACCATTGCGCGGGAAGAGATTTTTGGTCCTGTTCTGTGTATTATTCCTTATCAAACTGAAGCCGAAGCCATAGAAATTGCCAATGATACGCCTTATGGACTAGCGGCCTACATCTCATCGGCGGATAGCGAAAGGGCAAAACGTGTAGCCGCAGGAATCGATGCCGGACGGATCTGTATCAATGGTTTCAGTCACGACCCCATGGTTCCGTTTGGGGGATTCAAGCAGTCGGGCATTGGACGGGAATATGGCGTATATGGTTTGCAACCTTACCTTGAAATCAAAGCCGTACTAAGCTAA
- a CDS encoding DUF6266 family protein, giving the protein MATINNGVIGRASGKVGAVIASSWKSINYLKGLPKKRTKGMSEEQLIQQDRFLKISKFLMPITPILQVGFGLSKTEKMTPTNVALQLNIAQAVSGTYPNFSLDYSKIEISTGSYLNGGGMEAAVDNGILSIYWDTILNSLYKTKADDQVIILVYSPEKDEFMTAPTPPTRAAGTIDIQIPAHLLGGKGHVWIFFTDRKAEKVSKSTYLGEFDLA; this is encoded by the coding sequence ATGGCAACAATCAACAATGGTGTAATCGGAAGAGCAAGTGGTAAAGTGGGCGCGGTGATAGCTTCGTCCTGGAAATCCATCAACTACCTCAAAGGCCTGCCCAAAAAGCGGACGAAAGGGATGTCCGAAGAACAGCTGATCCAACAGGACCGTTTTCTGAAAATCTCCAAATTTCTGATGCCGATCACGCCGATCCTGCAGGTGGGGTTTGGGCTCTCCAAAACCGAAAAGATGACGCCCACAAACGTGGCACTGCAGCTCAATATCGCACAGGCGGTAAGCGGTACTTATCCAAACTTTAGCTTGGATTACAGCAAGATCGAAATCAGTACGGGCTCTTACCTCAACGGCGGCGGCATGGAGGCTGCTGTGGATAATGGAATTCTTTCTATCTACTGGGATACCATCCTCAACAGCCTGTACAAGACCAAGGCCGATGATCAGGTCATTATCTTGGTCTATTCACCCGAAAAGGATGAATTTATGACAGCACCTACACCGCCTACCCGTGCTGCCGGTACGATAGACATCCAGATCCCGGCCCACCTGCTCGGTGGCAAGGGGCATGTCTGGATCTTCTTTACCGACCGCAAGGCCGAAAAGGTATCCAAAAGTACGTATTTGGGCGAATTTGACCTGGCTTAG
- a CDS encoding DUF1398 domain-containing protein yields MFTIEQIEAAHSNVKSGADFPAYIRDIKKLGDTSKLN; encoded by the coding sequence ATGTTTACAATAGAACAAATTGAAGCTGCTCATAGCAACGTAAAATCAGGCGCTGACTTTCCGGCCTATATCCGGGACATCAAAAAGTTAGGTGACACATCGAAGTTAAATTAA
- a CDS encoding AraC family transcriptional regulator, producing the protein MIENSDIVYSCYHQVSRKGENFVAQHTISYQLSGNFMLSDNKDKHIANPGDFHLIRKNQLAKFAKIPPPNGACESLNIYLSDETLKNFAHEYQLKSEHSTVTEALVKIDVNAVLENFIVSLKALLQSNLNNKSLTDLKIKELLLILLQTKPALKNILFDFSEPHKIDLEAFMNQNYRYNVNLERFAHLTGRSLATFKRDFEKVFQTSSHQWMLKKRLDEAHYLLKEEKRAASDIFVDLGFEDLSHFSHAFKKQFGYSPKNLTKI; encoded by the coding sequence ATGATAGAAAATTCGGATATTGTCTATTCCTGTTACCACCAGGTGAGCAGAAAAGGGGAAAATTTTGTGGCTCAGCATACGATTTCTTATCAGCTGTCGGGAAATTTTATGTTGTCTGACAATAAAGACAAGCATATTGCGAACCCGGGCGATTTTCATCTCATCCGAAAGAATCAGCTGGCGAAATTTGCAAAAATTCCGCCACCAAACGGCGCCTGTGAAAGTCTGAATATCTATTTGAGTGACGAAACGCTAAAGAATTTTGCGCATGAGTACCAGCTGAAATCCGAACATTCAACCGTAACGGAAGCGCTGGTTAAAATTGATGTCAATGCGGTTCTCGAGAATTTTATTGTGTCGCTGAAGGCCCTTCTCCAAAGCAATTTGAATAATAAATCGCTCACCGATCTCAAAATCAAGGAACTTTTGTTGATCCTCTTACAAACGAAACCAGCGCTCAAAAATATCCTGTTTGATTTTTCTGAACCGCATAAAATAGACCTTGAAGCCTTTATGAATCAGAACTACAGGTATAACGTCAATTTAGAGCGTTTTGCCCATCTTACAGGTCGGAGCCTGGCCACGTTCAAACGCGATTTTGAAAAAGTGTTTCAAACCTCGTCGCACCAATGGATGCTGAAAAAAAGACTGGACGAAGCACATTATCTCCTAAAAGAAGAAAAGCGGGCTGCTTCAGACATCTTTGTTGATCTGGGCTTTGAAGATCTGTCGCATTTTTCTCATGCGTTTAAAAAACAGTTTGGCTACAGCCCCAAAAATCTAACTAAAATTTAA
- a CDS encoding DUF5675 family protein, whose translation MKSTIKVLRTKQGKHSTLSEIYVNNQFVCYGLENIPRPVKIRGETAIPAGHYPLGFNRDGAMNGRYYDAYPKMHRGMLEIGAIPNFSYVYFHKGNSYKETAGCILVGAQYVLEDGDYRLLASGVAYKKFYPLVVELMLQGLVEVQVE comes from the coding sequence ATGAAATCAACGATAAAAGTTCTCCGCACAAAACAGGGCAAGCATAGCACGTTGTCCGAGATTTATGTGAACAATCAGTTTGTCTGCTACGGACTGGAGAATATTCCGCGTCCCGTGAAAATAAGGGGCGAAACCGCCATACCAGCAGGGCATTACCCACTCGGTTTTAACCGCGACGGGGCAATGAATGGCCGTTACTACGACGCTTACCCCAAAATGCACCGCGGTATGCTGGAGATTGGAGCTATACCCAACTTTAGCTATGTCTACTTCCATAAAGGAAATAGCTACAAAGAGACCGCCGGCTGCATTCTGGTAGGCGCGCAATATGTACTGGAGGATGGTGATTATCGCCTGTTAGCTTCGGGTGTCGCCTACAAAAAGTTCTATCCGCTGGTGGTCGAACTAATGTTGCAGGGACTGGTCGAAGTACAGGTCGAATGA
- a CDS encoding DHA2 family efflux MFS transporter permease subunit has protein sequence MTFLFYDRLTFVANVSRSGFKKSKMKKESRIISLIVGGTLLMEMLDTTAISTALPKMAHDFESDVVHLSAGITSYTVMLAVFIPISGWIADRYGAKKVFNMAIIGFILSSIACGLSTNLTSFVIARICQGTAGALMVPVGRLIVLKHTEKRDLVEAIGYIAWAGLLGPIIGPVLGGFFTTYFSWHWIFFINIPVGIFALWAVHQFIPAMDSENSRPLDIIGFFISGIGLAGIMLGTEMIGAAQGDYTKPAATIVASFALMAISIWHSKRIKYPLIDYSILKVKTFRVTVYSGSITRMVINVAPFILPLMLQLGFGLSPFHAGLLYMANMFGSMSMKPVAMWITRRYDFRKVLIGNGIILTVVTAGLSLLSIQTPIWLVAIVFFFSGLTRSLQFTSLNTLAYADVPNEQMSNANTLYNTAQQMALGMGIALGAVTLHLASSYYQDTVYQMRDFSLALQLIAGLSLLSLIEYFKIKPNDGANLRGISIKKEVQNAA, from the coding sequence ATGACTTTTCTTTTTTACGATAGGCTTACTTTTGTCGCAAATGTTTCCCGTTCGGGATTTAAGAAGAGCAAGATGAAGAAAGAATCGCGCATCATATCGCTCATTGTAGGTGGCACTTTACTTATGGAAATGCTCGACACCACAGCGATATCGACAGCCTTACCCAAAATGGCACATGATTTTGAGAGTGATGTTGTACACCTCAGTGCAGGTATTACCTCTTACACCGTCATGTTAGCTGTATTTATTCCAATCAGCGGCTGGATTGCCGATCGCTACGGCGCAAAAAAGGTTTTCAATATGGCGATTATCGGCTTTATACTTTCTTCAATCGCATGTGGACTGAGTACCAACCTAACATCTTTCGTCATTGCACGTATCTGCCAGGGTACAGCCGGAGCCCTCATGGTACCGGTAGGACGTCTCATTGTACTAAAACACACCGAAAAGAGAGATCTGGTCGAAGCGATCGGCTATATTGCCTGGGCCGGATTGTTAGGCCCTATTATCGGTCCCGTACTGGGCGGATTTTTTACAACCTATTTTAGCTGGCACTGGATTTTCTTTATCAATATACCCGTCGGCATATTTGCCCTGTGGGCCGTGCATCAATTTATTCCAGCAATGGATTCCGAAAATAGCCGTCCGCTTGATATTATCGGTTTTTTTATCAGCGGTATCGGTCTTGCCGGCATTATGCTGGGGACTGAAATGATCGGCGCAGCCCAAGGCGATTATACAAAACCAGCTGCGACTATTGTGGCAAGCTTTGCGCTGATGGCCATTTCAATCTGGCACTCCAAACGTATCAAGTACCCGTTGATTGATTACAGTATTCTAAAGGTCAAAACCTTCCGGGTTACGGTATATTCAGGCTCCATCACCCGTATGGTCATCAATGTTGCTCCTTTTATATTGCCCCTTATGTTACAGCTGGGTTTTGGACTGAGCCCCTTTCACGCCGGGCTCCTCTATATGGCCAACATGTTCGGTAGTATGAGTATGAAACCCGTAGCTATGTGGATAACACGACGGTATGACTTCCGCAAGGTCCTGATCGGCAACGGTATTATTTTAACAGTGGTAACCGCTGGACTCTCCCTCCTTTCCATACAAACGCCGATCTGGCTGGTGGCAATTGTATTCTTTTTCTCGGGACTTACACGCTCGCTCCAGTTTACCAGCCTAAATACCCTGGCGTACGCAGACGTGCCAAACGAACAGATGAGCAATGCAAATACGCTGTATAATACGGCACAACAAATGGCACTTGGTATGGGGATCGCCCTAGGCGCAGTGACGCTACACCTGGCAAGCAGTTATTATCAGGATACGGTTTATCAGATGCGGGATTTTAGCTTGGCCTTGCAGTTAATTGCTGGCTTATCGCTCCTATCCTTGATCGAGTATTTCAAAATTAAACCAAACGACGGAGCCAATTTAAGGGGTATATCAATCAAGAAAGAAGTTCAGAATGCCGCTTAG
- a CDS encoding aldo/keto reductase, with translation MKYKLFGSKTGLHSSEIILGAANFGTRKGYGADPDESKKILTAYADAGGNFIDISDVYQFGEAEEIVGNYLKGQRNNFIVCSKYTRSSDPNPSISNFGNNRKSMRQAVEQSLKRLKTDYIDIYMPHYDDGVTPWEEIALGLQDLVSEGKIVYAGLTNFPAWKASAIASATKLTALQIEYNLLQRTADRELIPMAKEFGLGVMMYSPMAGGLLTAKYRKGEAGRISYSSGAEYSEDEKTKLIIDELVLIAKKYEATPGEIAFAWNLSKEAFPLLGARNINQFEQIISAIEINLTADELTKLDALSSISLGYPHDLLNTVRG, from the coding sequence ATGAAATACAAGTTATTTGGCTCAAAAACAGGACTGCATTCCAGTGAAATAATTTTAGGAGCGGCCAACTTTGGTACAAGAAAAGGCTACGGAGCCGATCCCGATGAATCAAAAAAGATTTTAACAGCTTATGCAGATGCGGGTGGTAATTTTATCGATATATCGGATGTTTATCAATTTGGAGAGGCAGAAGAAATCGTTGGCAACTATTTAAAGGGGCAGCGAAATAATTTTATTGTCTGCTCAAAATATACCCGAAGCAGCGATCCCAACCCTTCCATCAGTAATTTTGGGAATAACCGTAAATCTATGCGACAGGCTGTTGAACAAAGTCTGAAAAGACTGAAGACGGACTACATCGATATTTATATGCCGCATTATGATGATGGTGTAACTCCATGGGAAGAAATAGCTTTGGGACTCCAAGATTTGGTCAGTGAAGGGAAAATAGTGTATGCGGGACTCACTAATTTCCCCGCATGGAAAGCATCGGCCATTGCATCAGCAACAAAGCTTACCGCTTTACAGATTGAATATAATTTATTACAGCGTACCGCAGACCGTGAACTGATCCCGATGGCAAAGGAATTTGGTCTTGGTGTGATGATGTACTCGCCAATGGCTGGCGGCCTGCTGACCGCAAAATATAGAAAAGGAGAAGCTGGGCGAATCAGCTATTCTTCTGGCGCTGAATATTCCGAGGACGAGAAAACCAAACTGATCATTGATGAACTGGTATTAATCGCAAAAAAATATGAAGCAACACCCGGTGAGATTGCATTTGCTTGGAACTTATCGAAAGAGGCATTTCCATTACTGGGAGCACGCAATATCAATCAATTTGAGCAAATTATTAGCGCTATTGAAATTAATTTGACAGCTGATGAGCTGACCAAACTGGACGCTTTAAGCTCCATTAGCCTCGGGTATCCACACGACCTGCTGAATACAGTACGAGGTTGA
- a CDS encoding helix-turn-helix domain-containing protein has protein sequence MKTALQIDIAQVFDQPISPRTDTLKPSISMSNADYQHYENQHGQACLQQFDGMLGYINILDLYLPANIVIPMQVTASDMHIFYLFTEDRAIQIRDVQKRISYSISCNRGRYFYLTRSDYEIHVPAGRYTLVNFYFRGSIFRDGNERPFQFLHALIHAYRKHDPNSWCSIDFRAGTRTISLLKTIASKIKKGDLDSEVNILWGIKKLIQLSKEKIFEEYDKISESQIKSKEAHAAIKQAVAELGQDFKLDDIAWQLGISMDYLHQLIQLHYGQSPQELKIEFMLDLAKKYIVDGMPTDAIAYELGYASPSSFARFFKKKTGMTATEFFKRHTQDYL, from the coding sequence ATGAAAACAGCACTACAGATCGATATCGCACAAGTATTTGACCAGCCGATCAGTCCGAGAACTGATACGCTCAAGCCAAGCATAAGCATGTCCAATGCGGACTATCAACATTACGAAAACCAACATGGGCAAGCCTGCCTGCAGCAGTTTGATGGCATGCTCGGCTACATCAATATATTGGATCTGTATCTACCTGCCAATATTGTCATTCCGATGCAAGTCACAGCGTCGGATATGCATATCTTTTATCTCTTCACAGAAGATCGTGCCATTCAGATCAGGGATGTCCAGAAGCGGATCAGTTACAGCATTTCTTGCAATCGCGGCCGCTACTTCTACTTAACCAGAAGTGATTATGAAATCCATGTTCCTGCCGGAAGGTATACCCTCGTTAACTTCTATTTCCGCGGCAGCATTTTTCGCGATGGCAATGAGCGTCCCTTCCAGTTTCTTCACGCCTTGATCCATGCCTATCGAAAACACGATCCGAATTCGTGGTGTAGCATCGATTTCCGTGCCGGCACCAGGACTATTTCATTGCTAAAAACCATTGCGTCAAAAATCAAGAAAGGCGACCTCGATAGTGAGGTCAATATCCTCTGGGGTATCAAGAAACTGATCCAGCTATCGAAGGAAAAGATCTTTGAAGAATATGACAAGATTTCGGAATCCCAAATCAAATCCAAAGAAGCCCATGCAGCCATTAAGCAGGCAGTAGCCGAGCTTGGCCAGGATTTTAAACTGGACGATATTGCCTGGCAGCTCGGAATCAGTATGGACTATCTGCATCAGCTTATCCAACTTCATTATGGACAGAGTCCCCAAGAGCTGAAAATAGAATTCATGCTAGATCTCGCCAAGAAATATATTGTAGACGGTATGCCTACCGATGCAATCGCCTATGAACTGGGCTATGCGTCACCCAGCAGCTTTGCGCGCTTTTTTAAAAAGAAAACGGGCATGACCGCAACGGAGTTTTTTAAGCGGCATACCCAAGACTATTTATAA
- a CDS encoding DUF6266 family protein has translation MLVISEFKKQVTDPTRREAAQERFRLARRFLNPLYPLIRKGFAHSKCTVQAAFGRAMSHTLTNVIQGEYPDFKVVPALAKISNGMLSPLAVNTCLRTSNTIQLSWDVTESNIKDYNQWDDQVILCAYDIIGEQAAINEQQVLRKDLQMTIELPSILHDRPVHLYLFLHDRDENLYSRSQYLGLF, from the coding sequence ATGCTGGTGATTTCTGAGTTTAAAAAGCAGGTTACAGATCCGACACGTAGGGAAGCTGCGCAGGAGCGCTTTCGGCTGGCACGCCGATTTTTAAATCCGCTGTACCCGCTCATCCGCAAAGGTTTTGCCCACAGCAAGTGCACGGTGCAGGCGGCTTTTGGCCGGGCCATGTCACATACGCTGACGAACGTGATACAGGGGGAATATCCGGATTTTAAGGTGGTGCCCGCCCTAGCAAAAATTAGCAATGGCATGCTGTCTCCGCTCGCAGTGAATACCTGTTTGCGTACGTCCAATACGATTCAGCTGAGCTGGGATGTAACCGAATCCAACATCAAAGATTATAACCAATGGGATGACCAGGTCATACTCTGTGCTTATGATATTATTGGCGAGCAGGCTGCGATCAATGAACAACAGGTGCTGCGGAAGGATCTCCAGATGACGATCGAGCTACCATCTATCCTGCATGATCGGCCGGTGCACCTGTACCTATTCCTACATGATCGTGATGAAAACCTGTATTCCAGAAGTCAATACCTCGGTCTTTTCTAA